The Peribacillus simplex genome contains a region encoding:
- a CDS encoding ArsR/SmtB family transcription factor, translating to MNWDKDAIFKALGDSTRRLILDELSERNELTLYELTVRLIMKHDISISRQAIAKHLSVLEDAGLVKSKRKGKYRVVIFNNEPLKNLLKGWIE from the coding sequence ATGAATTGGGACAAAGACGCAATATTCAAGGCACTTGGAGACTCGACTCGGCGGCTTATATTAGACGAACTATCCGAACGCAACGAGCTGACGTTGTATGAACTTACGGTACGTCTCATTATGAAGCACGACATTTCCATTTCGCGGCAAGCGATAGCTAAACATCTTTCTGTATTGGAAGATGCTGGGCTCGTAAAATCAAAACGGAAGGGAAAGTATCGAGTAGTTATATTCAACAACGAACCACTTAAAAATTTGCTAAAAGGATGGATAGAGTAA